The genomic interval CCTCGATACTCTGTACGGTCTGAAAACGATTCCTTTGGGCCAAAAGCTTATAATCATTCTTCTTAACTACGAGTTTAAACGAACGAAAGTTTGTTGGCATTTTTGATTGTAAAACTTCTACTCCCAAGGCTTCTATACCTTTTTCAGTAAGATATTCTTTTATGTCATCTTCTGTAGTAGACGACTGAAACCTGGAGACATATATGTTGAATGTCATGTTCACcactttcaattttatattgttgtttttactCGTGCCATGCATATTAGGAATcctctttctctttctttgTACTTTAGTAAACCCATCATCATCAACTtcttttatgttttcatttgtatttgaTGTAGAATTTTGCGAGCGAGGCATATcgctatatgtataatttttattagcGCCGCCTTTGGTTGTGGCACCTTGTCCCTCCTTGACCAATGCTGCGTAAGAGGGTGTGGCCTTGACCGTTGAAGGCGACGCCTCCTGCGTGTACGTATTAGCGTGCGCATTAGAGGCGGAGTCAGATCGTTGACACTGCATGGGGTTAATGACCTCTTCTCTGGTCTGTGACTCATGTCTCGCAACAGTTATTGCACTTTGttgcatgtttttatttaaaacttttaacgaTTTAAATTCGTTGTTTAACCTGTTAGTTTCTTGTTGTAGTATTAAGATTTGAGATCTGATTGTAGATAGGTTTTTCAAAACACATGTCACATCCCGGTGGTCGAAAGTGACAGGTGGGATACGTGAAAGGTCTTTCGCCACAAAAATAGGCATATCATCGGGATCCGTCTCTTTTAACACTTTCACCATATCAGTTATGTCTTTATCCTTCTTTTTGTCCCCCTTCCGATTAATCTACTTTATAGttgtatatttgtaaacaatagATTTTGCCTTTTCTATCTCTTCTTCATTAAACCATGATGCCGCAATTTGTATTAGACTTATCTCGTCTAATACATCACACTTATTTTGAAGAAATGTTAACAGTTCATTAACTACAATTTTACATGAATCGCACATGTTTATTACGGGTCTTTTGCACTCATTGCTGCACTACGACGAGTAACTCACGAAACTTTTTCACAAGAGGCGCAACACGTCCGCTCGCTACGACGATCGCGCGTATATCATACCATTTTACTACCTTAACACCTTTACTGTTCATTTTACCAATAATTTGCCCTTTTTTCAGCTTTGTACtcacaacggattttggtaACCCCTTTCTGTTAGAATGCAGAGACAAATAAAAGTCTTCTTTTCGATTAAAGTTTCAGAAAGGTCAATCGATGTGTAGAAATTATCAATTACTACTAGTCGTCCTGCTTCCTCGAAATCACTTATCAGTTGCGTTCtgcaacatacatacattcccGGCATGATTCGATTCTCTCCTACCGTTCACTTTACCAGTATATATAGTTAAGTTAAATGTATACCCCTCCGGCGTGCAGGCTTTATATAATTTCACGCCATACTTATGACTtgtattcttaatattttgtcGAAACATTAACCTGCCTCGCCATGGCACCATAGTTTCATCGATAACCATAGCGTTGCCtggttttaacatttttttaaatttacttattagCATATTGTACAATTCTCGTATTTTCAGTTTCAGTTTTCAGTTCCAGTATTTTCAGTGCTACTAAAGtgccaatattttaataaaattaaaaatctatccCTGCTCatcaatgataaaatatattcgttcctgtatattttatttttgcaccaataatcatttatattcggTATTTTGTTTAAGCCCATAACCAGCATTATTGctaaaaatgtatgaatttcGATGCGGTTTATTGGTTTCCATAACTTTGAACGTGATCTGACTGTAAGCAAGTTGGAGTTTATATGTAGATCAGCATATTTATTAGTCTCAACCACCATCTTATCAACAATTTCATCTGTTagaaatagtttataatattcgtcTGGTCCATACATTTCTATATCGCCAGAATATTCTTCGAAACTCAGTGCACTTTCTACTATGTTTTCCCATCCATCGTCTGAATTACTCGCATTAGCCATTAAATTAGGGAGTTCAGTTAAATTTTCATCTTGCTCATCCGAGCAAGAATCTTCTGATGATGAACACGTTGATTTATTACTAATACTATAATTTGAATCTGAATTTGAATCACTATCATCTGAGCATGGTCGTCTTTGAATTGTGTTTACTGTATTAATATTTGACGTTGAAGGTAGTACTGAAGTCAAAAAAGTTTCATTAGATGTCGTTGTTTCAGATACATTAGAGTCTATTGTATGGAGAGAAGGTGACCGCGGAGACAACAACTTATAAAATTGCTCTTCGTTGAACGATGAATTAACTGAGGCCATGTCCGATGTGCAAATATCGCTATAAGATCCACATCTACTTGTTAAAGCGGATGGCGTATTGCTTATTATGTTATCACGAGCTGAAGCGATAATGGTGCGCGGATGCTTTAAAGGCTGTTTTTTGCTTTTAGGTGTAGAAAATATATGATCAACATCCGACATCGCTATCATTGGAGAATctaatatttgacatttgtcGTACAAGTTCTCGTTATCATGCGAGCTCCTTGAAGTCATATTATTTCCCAaggacataaataaaatactatcacCAATGACAGGATTTGTTATGTCTTAAGGCTGTAACTACAATTAAACTGTGGAAGAGGTATGTAGATGATGTATTTGCCATCATAAAGGGAGACAACGATAGTGTAATGAATtgcttaaatcatttaaatagcaTCCACAGCAAAATTAAATTCACCTGTGAAATGGAGAAGAATAGATCAATAGCATTCCTTGATGTTAAAATTGGAGTACGTGCGGATGGGTCGTTGAGCCATACTGTCTACAGGAAAGCAACGCATACCGACCGATATCTCCATGCTACTTCACACCACCATCCTCGACACTTAAACGCTGTAGTAACATCATTGACCAATCGCGCATACGACCTTTGTGATAAAGACCATATACAATCTGAGCTAGCACACGTTAAAGAGGTCCTACAGCGGAATGGATATAAAGCGAGAAACACAGCTGCACGGAATAATAAGCTACTGCGACAGAACAGGGTTGAAAGACAACCAGCGTTTATGCCATATGTTAAAGGAGTGACAGATAAGATAGCTAGAACCCTGAGTAGATATGCGGTGAAGACTATCTTCACTCCTTTCAAGAAGATAGGGCAAATGTTGCGTTCGCCTAAAGATAGCTTTCCTCTGGAAAAACCCGGAGTTTATAAAATCGACTGTAGTTGTGCTAAATCCTATGTTGGACAGACGAAGCGTACGGTATCTTGTCGCATTAACGAACACATCAAGGCGGTAAAAAACAACGATACCAAGAAATCAGCCATCGCGGAACATCTCCTGGAAGCCGGGTCGAACCATTGGATCGAGTTTCATAATACTCAGATACTCTCGACAGAACGCCACTACATACCCCGACTGGTATGAGAAGCCattgaaataactaaatttagtaatttcaatagAGAGGATGGGTTTCAACTGTCGAGAGTATggaatccaataataaaattatgcaaacccccgcaaaataaaaataaaataaaaaattcgaattgatacggtgagtttcgtctgcaaaacacgtgatcgagtgtcgagtgtacataaaataaattcgactagtgacaatggtaggggtgaaagtgacaatagtagtggtgaccggtgtttacgtagcaaacgtacaagaaaggaggtagttcgatacggacacctctaacattatcagcatctacccgcacacttcagtctcgtgaacaagacattcgtagacaatgtcgaaatatcgagctccaccgaacaaaaataaaaaacatggtaaatatcccgaaattaataactttaataattataacggatttgaatcgcgtatgctttggggtaacgcagccgctatccaaactatatttgtgctgcggaagagggctattcgcgcaatctataacctaggagccaaggaatcattaaggcatagatttaaagaaattaagatattgactgttgcttctcaatacatattttgtaatgttttgtatgtacggaaaaatattaatgtttttatgagaaaatgtgattctcataacattggtacaaggaacaaacacaatcttgttactcctgttactcgactgcatagagtcagtaactcttttgtggggcaatgtatacgcttctacaacaggatcccagaaagcgttcaaaatgcttctgttgccaaatttaaaaaaattgttaaggaacgcttgtgtgcaaaaggttactatacaattagcgagtttatgtttgatagcacaccttgggaatgaaacgatcgcctcctggctatttctaatcatatactactatgtaccttataaatttgacaaaaaaaaaaataacagaaaaaaaagacccgctgagtttctttcgccggttcttctcaggtcagggtgttcctttttccgaaccggtggtagtgtttatttgacaatcaataagtaagtgtaatgcttttatattgaataaaggaatttgagtttgagtttgagtttgtatattaattatttttaaacattccgacatttcgagcactttacagcgttcgtggtcacgggtagtctaatACTAGTACGAGCGATACTGCCGCTCCAGACGGCGCTGATATGAACGCCGCGTCTGGCGCACGTGCGAATAACCGcgcgtttataaataatattaaatatacatatataaatattttgtattcgtgtattgataattataatataaataaaatttaataaaatatattaacgtaagtacctgtaataataatgtatacatagattaatgtaaatattattataatatatgtggtGTCTGTGCGTGTGTGTATTATATCCCACATTATAGTTGTATGACGATGATTCAAGCCTTCCGCCTACAcgcatatttttgttttcgtcTAACGGTTAAGGGATGAAAGTTTACTTTTTAAACTAATGGATTGTCCCTTTAAAAGACAAGCTTATTCCTCAGGAAAAGATTCCTGTTGACATAAAATTACGAGTCGatcaaatgaattatttaattctgaCAGTGTTAATGAGCCAATAGTTTTGGAATTTTTGTTAttagtgttattaataaatcgtaATAGATATGCAAAACAacgttttattttgataaaattagaataattttcgaaattaattaaattttgttcaatcatagctgtatttgtttttaattcggGTAATGGCTCTGTAGCCTTTGACATAGTAGGCCATTTGTCCTCCCCCTCAAACAAAAATTTAGGCCCATGTCATCATAGCTCTGAGTCCTTTAACTGAATAGGCTCGACGTCGCGAGATATTAAGTCGGCGGGGTTGTGGTTTGTAGGTACGTGACGCCAAGCTAAACGCTCAGTGTTTTCGCAAATTTCAACGACTCGATTTGCGacgaacatttttaaattggtAGGGGTACAGTTGATCCACCCTAATACTACGCTCGAGTCACACCAGTGTACGCACCTTGTTATATGTACTCGAAGTGATTCAATGCAAGTTTtacttaaggggactacaggagctactTGCCCTTGAGAATCGCGCGCAGACAATTACAcaaacgacaaaaacggcatgcccCCCGCGCACTaagcttagcgaggcggcgaggctacgcctgaatattccaatagatggcgccgaaccgccgcgcgccgcaccgagcgaaagcgaagcgaagtcaattctatcaattccatcaatcatagatttcataaaaatagacaggacaacagaattattttaatttctttagtgtcatttaaaaaattatgataaaattaaactgattcaattaaacttaaattattttcatttatattttgtgtacaaaaaatagttgatttaaacattttgttcttaaatttttactgtatctcaATTAGttgttatactaaatattaaatcgtacctatttttaaattttataagtttgttattcgatttattaaataaaattggaactgttcgtaatctgtgcactgacaaaaagcgtagtgtttgttcgttttataaatatcggttcacaaagaaaaaaattactaaatcaaaaagttactataaaaataatgtcgtcaagtcggtttacttgaattattggttaactcggtcaatcataatgggtttagtcataaatctcataaaaatagttagaatattagaattatttgtattgtttttgactgatatttgaaataaaaaaagtaaagtaaagtaacagcctgtaaatttcccactgctgggataaggcctcctctgccattaaggagagggtttggaacatattccaccacgctgttccaatgcgggttggtggaatgcacatgtggcagaatttcgatgaaattagacacatgcaggtttcctcacgatgttttccttcaccgccgagcacgagatgaattataaatacaaattaagcacatatatatagtggtgcttgcctgggtttgaacccgcaatcatcggttaagatgcacggattctaaccactgggccatctcagctctgaaataaaactgatttaattaaattcaaatatttttatttatttttggtataacaaaaaaaaaacaaataaatttcgtttttattaaaatcttttttaaaattattcgttagtcgtcgttcgttattaaaatatcttggatatttgcaatcaatatttcacccactttcactgaagctacgagctgaaatttttcaattgatattatttccaatctctaaaaaatattgaattacgtaaatgacacttctaaatattttagttctttggttcacaacaattacatatttcaagatggcctagtggttagaacgcgtgcatcttattgcgggttcaaacccaggcaagcaccactaaatattcctGTGATGcgctaatttgtgtttttaatttaattttttattattaagatttagcttccgtgttatttttttttctatcgtaccaattaattacatcatgttttcaaaacaaaaaataattagcatgtatcctgaagattaacatatattttattcatttagtttattgcattggattatatactttttggcattttaaaacttgcatttagctcatgtagtccccttaaattAGCCGCGAGTTGTGCCGCGCACAGCTCGAGCCGTGGTATTGTGGTGGGTTTTATCGGAGCGACCTTTGATCGAGCGCATAGTAGGTGAACTCGTACGTTGTTAGCAGCATCggtaaatcttaaataaatgcaGGCCCCATATGCATAACCTGACGCATCGCAAAACGAatgtaattctatatttatgaCTTCGCATAAGATATAGCGaggaattttaattgaaaataaaatgttaaacttTGCTTGTATGCGCTTCCACTCGTCAACAAGATCGTTAGGAACAGGTTGATCCCATTCTAACTTCAACGTCCATAAtcgttgtattaataattttgaaagtacAGTGGAAGGTGAAATTAGTCCTAACggatcaaaaattttaaaagtgtaCGAAACAATCTGACGTTTAGTACAGGGTTCACTCGGTATTTGTGGAATATAAcaagaaaaatgtaaattatcgTTTTTTGGACCCGAGCCTAAGCCTAGTGTAGGTACTAGTTGAACTGCTAAGATTATcttctaaattaataattgagtttttgAAAATACTCGGTAAATTAGATCGGAATTTGCGTAAATGAAAGCAGCCTGAATGTAAAATCGTTTGAactgaatttaaaatgtatgagaGCTCTTCCTCACTGTTTGCACCGGTAAACAATAATACAATGTCCGTGATGCTCATAGTGCGGCTAGGGACAAATTTATAACTTGGGTGATGTATGGTAAGCCTTAGAATGGACATGTGTGGCAAGAGATGAGGGAAAGTCGTAGAATATTTAAATCGCGCATGAAATGGTGTCTCAACAATAGTGAACAGATTAAGATGGACATTCTTGCATCTCAGCACGCTAAGCATGATTTTCGGAGTTTTTGGGGGACCACAGGTAGGTGTGGCAATAAGGTGGGCTTGCCGACCAGCATCAATGGTGTAACTGATTCTAAGACAATTGCCAATATGTTTAGGAATCATTTTACAGTAAAATCACCCTTGGGCCCATCACGGTCATTCAGTCTGGGGATTGTCCATGGTCAGGAGATAAGTACTAGTACAGCGAAGGATGTAGACCAAGTTATAAAATCGATGTCGCGAGGAAAGTCTCCCGGTCATGACAGCCTCAGTATTGAGCATCTTAAGCATGCTGGCGTCCACCTGCCTAGAGTTTTGGCGATGTTCTATAACCTGTGTATAGGACATTCGTACTTGCCTTCTGATATGGTGAAGGTCGTGGTGGTCCCAATTGTGAAAAGCAAAACGGGTGACGTGagtgacaaaaataattatagaccaatTTCATTGGCTACTATATTGGCAAAAGTTCTTGATAGTCTGTTGAATGCGCAACTtgataaatatctaaaaatccATGACAATCAGTTTGGTTTTAAATCGGGTCTATCTACCGAATCTGCTATTTTGAGCTTGAAACAGACTGTCAAGTACTATACCGATCGAAATACACCAATTTATGCATAATAATAAGACTCGCAAGTGTCTCAAGCGAAGACATAAATTGGTGACCCCGACGTGATCGACGAATAAATACGATATTCTACAAAATCAAGATACGAGGTGTCGACGTGCCAGGTTATCAAAAGTTAACGACGTCGCATCGATTATTTATCAAAGACGAAGCCGAATTCATCATTTCTGCTTGTCGTCGAGTCCGGCAGCGAAGCAATATCAGTAAGACTTCGCCACGACTACGGCAGCATTCTACAAAAAGATAAATGTCCTTCCTTTGTCCTTCCTAAAGACCACGTTATTAACAATTCTTTACTTCATTGCCTCCACAGtgcattattcatattttaaaattatttgtaatcaattatTACAAAACAGTGAGTATTAATTCCTAATAATTAACAGAAATAAATGCCTATTTTTTGTTCCGACACGTCGTAAGTACAAAGGTCATACGAGTTCAA from Vanessa cardui chromosome W, ilVanCard2.1, whole genome shotgun sequence carries:
- the LOC124542570 gene encoding uncharacterized protein LOC124542570, producing MEKNRSIAFLDVKIGVRADGSLSHTVYRKATHTDRYLHATSHHHPRHLNAVVTSLTNRAYDLCDKDHIQSELAHVKEVLQRNGYKARNTAARNNKLLRQNRVERQPAFMPYVKGVTDKIARTLSRYAVKTIFTPFKKIGQMLRSPKDSFPLEKPGVYKIDCSCAKSYVGQTKRTVSCRINEHIKAVKNNDTKKSAIAEHLLEAGSNHWIEFHNTQILSTERHYIPRLV